A single genomic interval of Bacillus smithii harbors:
- the ytfJ gene encoding GerW family sporulation protein encodes MSEHPIKGLMTTAMENLKEMIDVNTIIGDPVETPDGSVILTVSKVGFGFAAGGSEFKLDQDEQNSQEESLPFGGGSGGGVSITPIAFLIVNSQGYKMLHVDENTHLMERILDVAPNAMEKIQGMFKNKDGGSANQNNSQTNSQNNGQNNGQQSQNLDFNI; translated from the coding sequence ATGTCGGAACATCCGATTAAAGGTTTAATGACAACAGCTATGGAAAATTTAAAAGAAATGATTGACGTGAATACCATTATCGGAGATCCTGTTGAAACACCGGACGGCAGTGTCATATTGACAGTTTCAAAAGTTGGGTTTGGTTTTGCGGCAGGAGGAAGTGAATTCAAACTGGATCAAGATGAGCAAAACAGCCAAGAAGAGAGCCTTCCTTTTGGAGGGGGAAGCGGCGGCGGTGTTTCCATCACACCCATCGCTTTTTTAATCGTCAACTCCCAAGGCTACAAGATGCTTCATGTAGATGAAAACACCCATTTAATGGAGCGGATTTTGGATGTAGCGCCTAATGCAATGGAGAAAATCCAAGGGATGTTTAAAAACAAAGATGGGGGAAGCGCAAACCAAAACAACAGCCAAACGAATAGTCAAAACAACGGTCAAAATAATGGACAGCAATCACAAAATTTGGACTTTAATATTTAA
- the rarD gene encoding EamA family transporter RarD codes for MKKDEKLGIVYAGLSYLLWGLFPLYWKLLKQVPAYEILANRIFWSFLFMLGFLLVTKKWSLFRQTFRQLIQQPKMGLTLFFASVLISANWFLYIWAVNQNHIIETSLGYYINPLVSVLLGVLILKEKLSKAQVVSFLLALTGVLILTISYGKFPWVALGLAVTFGLYGLAKKVVKVESATGLTLETLLITPFSLLFLLYLNSNGELMLFHQSVATDLLLIGGGIVTAVPLLYFAKGAQRIPLYMIGFLQYVTPTMSLLIGIFIYHEPFSTIKFISFTFIWAALCVFSLSQIRFFHRNGKNPKRKSEIPVEN; via the coding sequence ATGAAAAAAGACGAGAAATTGGGGATTGTATACGCAGGGCTTTCGTACTTGCTATGGGGATTGTTCCCTCTTTATTGGAAATTGCTGAAGCAAGTTCCCGCTTATGAAATTTTAGCGAACCGGATTTTTTGGTCTTTTCTATTTATGCTTGGTTTTCTATTGGTCACAAAGAAATGGTCGTTGTTTCGTCAAACGTTCCGGCAGCTTATTCAACAGCCAAAAATGGGGCTGACATTATTTTTCGCATCCGTGCTGATCAGTGCCAATTGGTTTTTATACATTTGGGCCGTCAATCAAAATCATATCATTGAAACAAGTTTAGGGTACTACATTAACCCGCTTGTGAGCGTACTGTTAGGCGTTTTGATATTAAAAGAAAAACTGTCAAAAGCTCAAGTAGTATCTTTTCTTTTGGCGCTTACTGGCGTTTTAATCCTTACGATTTCGTATGGAAAATTTCCATGGGTGGCCCTTGGGTTGGCTGTCACCTTTGGATTGTATGGTTTGGCCAAAAAAGTAGTCAAAGTCGAATCCGCAACGGGGTTAACGCTTGAAACGCTGTTGATTACTCCATTTTCGCTGCTATTTTTACTGTATTTAAATAGCAATGGTGAATTGATGCTATTCCACCAAAGTGTGGCGACCGATCTTTTGCTTATTGGCGGTGGAATTGTCACGGCAGTTCCTCTTTTGTATTTTGCCAAAGGTGCTCAGCGGATTCCTTTATATATGATTGGATTTTTGCAATACGTTACGCCCACCATGTCTCTGTTGATAGGGATTTTTATTTATCATGAACCATTTTCGACGATCAAATTCATTTCCTTTACATTCATATGGGCGGCGCTTTGTGTATTTTCATTATCACAAATTCGCTTCTTTCATAGAAATGGAAAGAATCCAAAAAGAAAAAGTGAGATTCCTGTTGAAAACTAG
- a CDS encoding EcsC family protein, with translation MMNWTERDEAVWEEILKWEQTLLEYEGNDLQTTYIKWLERTFASFPEEWQEAFLTKLDQWMFQVQSLLQGSQIQEEARERILVSARAFDDSVVDIPDLRKLTIDQLHYLNRQHSARHRLYSFIQGGMTGKGGFLSAVSDFPILIAINVRAVQLTAMTYGFDVQSPYETMISLKVFHAAVLPKQVQIYGWKKLLEDLENKQDVYFYDDSEQLADPLWLNEIVKQLMKLMAINMFKKKQNDKFPLIRMAIGANFNYQFTKKVTEYAEKYYQYRLLLDKKGDMK, from the coding sequence ATGATGAATTGGACCGAGCGAGACGAAGCCGTTTGGGAAGAAATTCTGAAATGGGAACAAACATTATTGGAATATGAAGGAAATGACCTCCAAACAACGTACATAAAATGGCTTGAACGTACCTTTGCCTCTTTTCCTGAGGAGTGGCAGGAAGCGTTTTTAACCAAACTGGATCAATGGATGTTTCAAGTTCAATCGCTGCTTCAAGGATCACAAATTCAAGAAGAAGCTCGGGAAAGAATCCTCGTTTCAGCTCGCGCTTTTGATGATTCCGTCGTGGATATTCCGGATTTGCGGAAATTGACGATTGATCAGCTCCATTATTTAAACAGACAACATTCGGCTCGGCACCGTTTGTATTCGTTTATTCAAGGAGGAATGACCGGAAAAGGCGGCTTTTTGTCGGCCGTTTCCGATTTTCCCATTCTTATTGCCATTAATGTTCGGGCTGTTCAACTAACGGCTATGACTTACGGATTCGATGTTCAATCTCCTTATGAAACGATGATCTCCTTAAAAGTCTTCCATGCAGCAGTGTTGCCGAAACAGGTTCAAATTTACGGATGGAAAAAATTATTGGAAGATCTGGAAAACAAACAAGATGTTTATTTTTACGATGATTCTGAACAACTTGCGGACCCCCTGTGGTTGAATGAAATCGTGAAACAGCTGATGAAGCTGATGGCCATCAACATGTTTAAAAAGAAGCAAAATGACAAATTTCCTCTCATCCGGATGGCTATCGGTGCCAATTTCAATTATCAATTCACAAAAAAAGTAACGGAGTATGCAGAGAAGTACTACCAATACCGCTTGTTGCTGGATAAGAAAGGAGATATGAAATGA
- the tpx gene encoding thiol peroxidase has protein sequence MAKITFKGNPVTLLGNEVKVGDQAPDFTVLANDLSEVKLSDYKGSVRILSSVPSLDTGVCDAQTRRFNEEAAKLDGVKVLTISADLPFAQKRWCASSGLEDVITLSDHRDLSFGNAYGVVMKELRLLARAVFVVDSNDKITYVEYVSEGTNHPDYEAAIQAAKEAK, from the coding sequence ATGGCGAAAATTACATTTAAGGGAAATCCCGTTACTCTTTTAGGAAATGAAGTAAAAGTAGGAGATCAAGCGCCGGACTTTACCGTACTTGCCAATGATTTGTCAGAAGTCAAATTATCCGACTATAAAGGAAGCGTGCGGATTTTAAGCTCTGTTCCCTCTCTGGATACGGGAGTATGCGATGCTCAAACCCGCCGTTTTAATGAAGAAGCAGCCAAATTGGATGGAGTGAAAGTTTTAACGATATCAGCGGATCTGCCATTTGCCCAAAAACGTTGGTGTGCTTCAAGTGGATTGGAAGATGTGATTACGCTTTCCGACCACCGCGACCTTTCCTTCGGCAATGCCTATGGAGTCGTGATGAAAGAACTTCGTCTCTTAGCACGGGCTGTCTTTGTGGTTGACAGTAATGATAAAATTACCTATGTTGAATATGTGAGCGAAGGAACCAATCATCCTGATTACGAAGCTGCCATTCAGGCTGCTAAGGAAGCAAAATAA
- a CDS encoding class I SAM-dependent methyltransferase → MESLFYVLDQTTDMLQKALSCTYLEALAESADNLFQGMVLQEEISEKTKKELQTQYDRISLDSMPKEHIRKAYQLAILKGMKKNVQPNHQMTPDSIGLFVSYLMQKFMADYDQYSLLDPAVGTGNLLTTILNQQSDQNIHATGIDVDDLLIKLAYAGANLLKHPIQFYNQDALEPLFVDLADAVVCDLPVGYYPNDDQAQNYRLKAKEGHSYAHHLFIEQSIRYTKPAGFLFFLIPNFLFESPQADQLRGFLKDEVYIQAVIQLPLSVFKNKNAAKSILILQKKSEDVKAPEQVLLADLPSLTNKKAMEGMIAKIESWFLEKKRGQ, encoded by the coding sequence ATGGAATCGTTATTCTATGTTTTAGATCAAACAACGGACATGCTGCAAAAGGCTCTTTCTTGCACCTATCTGGAAGCTCTTGCGGAAAGTGCCGACAACTTGTTTCAAGGTATGGTGCTGCAAGAAGAAATCAGCGAAAAGACAAAAAAGGAGCTTCAAACGCAATACGATCGTATTTCATTAGATTCGATGCCAAAAGAACATATTCGAAAAGCTTATCAACTGGCCATCCTAAAAGGAATGAAGAAAAACGTTCAGCCAAATCACCAAATGACGCCGGACTCCATTGGTTTGTTTGTCAGTTATCTCATGCAAAAATTTATGGCAGACTACGATCAATACAGTCTTTTGGATCCTGCGGTCGGAACCGGAAATTTGCTGACGACCATCTTGAATCAGCAATCTGATCAAAACATCCATGCAACCGGAATTGATGTAGATGATTTATTAATAAAGCTTGCCTATGCAGGGGCCAATCTGTTAAAGCATCCGATTCAATTTTATAATCAGGACGCTTTGGAACCGCTTTTCGTTGATTTGGCAGATGCAGTGGTGTGCGATTTGCCTGTCGGCTATTATCCAAATGACGATCAAGCCCAAAATTATCGGTTAAAAGCGAAGGAAGGCCATTCCTATGCTCACCATCTTTTTATCGAGCAAAGCATCCGCTATACAAAACCCGCCGGATTTTTATTTTTTTTGATTCCAAATTTTCTTTTTGAATCGCCTCAGGCTGATCAATTGAGAGGCTTTTTGAAAGATGAAGTATATATACAGGCAGTGATACAGCTCCCTCTTTCCGTTTTTAAAAATAAAAATGCGGCCAAAAGCATTTTGATTTTGCAGAAGAAAAGCGAAGATGTAAAAGCACCTGAACAAGTGTTATTAGCAGACTTGCCATCTTTGACCAATAAAAAAGCGATGGAAGGAATGATCGCGAAAATTGAAAGCTGGTTTTTAGAGAAAAAACGCGGTCAATAA
- the sppA gene encoding signal peptide peptidase SppA, whose amino-acid sequence MNRKRIIALAIAAILFAVSVIVNLASITLTADVENLFEGLTNQDGNFNEDVIEKGNTLKKIAVLEVNGVIQDTGSTASFFETGYNHENFMKMLDKVEHDKSIKAIILRVNSPGGGVAESAEIHDKLMEIKQKAKKPIYVSMGPTAASGGYYISTAGDKIFASPETLTGSLGVIMNTVNYSKLAQKFGVDFVTVKSGPFKDIGSSTRPMTEKEKQILQTMINNSYQQFVKVISEGRHIPEEQVRKIADGRVYDGRQAKQLHLIDEFGYLDDTIKQLKKDKHLSGAEVFRYETNSGLSSFFAASAQKMFQKDGEWNVLMNLLTHSQSPRLMYLYSEEGSL is encoded by the coding sequence ATGAATAGGAAAAGAATAATAGCTTTGGCTATTGCGGCTATATTGTTCGCAGTTTCTGTCATTGTCAATTTAGCCAGCATCACGCTGACTGCAGACGTTGAAAACCTTTTTGAAGGACTGACAAACCAAGATGGAAATTTCAATGAAGATGTCATCGAGAAAGGAAACACATTGAAGAAAATTGCGGTTTTGGAAGTAAATGGCGTGATTCAAGATACGGGTTCGACTGCCTCATTTTTTGAGACGGGATACAACCACGAAAATTTTATGAAAATGCTTGATAAAGTGGAGCATGATAAGAGCATCAAAGCGATTATATTGAGAGTCAATTCCCCGGGCGGCGGGGTGGCCGAAAGTGCAGAAATCCATGATAAATTAATGGAGATTAAGCAAAAGGCAAAAAAACCGATTTATGTTTCTATGGGCCCGACGGCGGCTTCAGGTGGCTATTATATTTCAACTGCCGGAGATAAAATTTTTGCCAGTCCTGAAACTTTAACGGGCTCTTTAGGAGTGATTATGAACACTGTGAATTACTCCAAATTGGCGCAAAAGTTCGGTGTGGATTTTGTGACTGTTAAAAGCGGTCCTTTCAAGGATATCGGCAGTTCTACCCGCCCGATGACAGAGAAAGAGAAACAAATTTTGCAAACGATGATTAACAACTCTTATCAACAATTTGTAAAAGTGATTTCAGAGGGGCGGCATATTCCGGAAGAACAAGTCAGAAAAATCGCTGACGGTCGTGTGTACGATGGCAGGCAGGCGAAGCAGCTTCACTTAATTGATGAATTCGGTTATTTGGATGATACAATCAAACAATTGAAAAAAGATAAACATTTGAGCGGTGCCGAAGTATTTCGTTATGAAACGAACAGCGGGCTTTCTTCCTTTTTTGCAGCCAGCGCGCAAAAAATGTTTCAAAAGGACGGCGAATGGAACGTGCTGATGAATCTTTTGACTCACTCACAGTCTCCGCGGCTCATGTATTTATATTCTGAGGAGGGATCGTTATGA
- a CDS encoding universal stress protein, with product MDTQYKHILVAVDGSQEAEWAFKKSIEIAKRNEATIYLVHVIDTRVFAGVEAYDYTITAQAEKYGQELLEDYKKKAEKAGVKNIVTFLEHGSPKAVIPRDVAKKVEADLIICGATGMNAVERFLIGSVSEHIARSARCDVLIVRTNKS from the coding sequence ATGGATACCCAATATAAACATATTCTGGTAGCAGTCGACGGTTCTCAAGAGGCGGAATGGGCCTTTAAAAAATCCATCGAAATCGCCAAGCGCAATGAAGCCACCATCTACTTGGTTCATGTCATCGACACCCGAGTATTTGCAGGCGTTGAAGCCTATGACTACACTATCACCGCACAAGCTGAAAAATACGGACAGGAGCTTCTGGAAGACTACAAAAAGAAAGCCGAAAAAGCGGGTGTAAAAAATATCGTTACGTTTTTAGAACACGGTTCTCCTAAAGCGGTCATTCCCAGAGATGTCGCTAAAAAAGTCGAAGCGGACTTGATTATTTGTGGAGCCACAGGTATGAATGCTGTTGAACGATTCTTGATTGGAAGCGTTTCCGAACATATCGCACGATCAGCCCGATGCGACGTTTTAATTGTCCGCACAAACAAATCATAA
- the argH gene encoding argininosuccinate lyase gives MKKLWGGRFQKSAEEWVDEFGASISFDQELVLEDIEGSLAHVTMLGKCGILSQEETDKIKEGLLRLKEKAERDELTFSISEEDIHLNLEKMLIEEIGPVGGKLHTGRSRNDQVATDMHLYLKKQVQSIIQLITSFQETIIEKAERHVETVAPGYTHLQRAQPISFAHHLMAYFWMLERDKKRYQESLKRIDVSPLGAGALAGTTFPIDREYSAALLGFSSIYQNSLDAVSDRDFIIEFLNDSSILMMHLSRFAEELILWSSQEFQFIELDDAFSTGSSIMPQKKNPDMAELIRGKTGRVYGHLISLLTVLKGLPLAYNKDMQEDKEGMFDVVHTVMGSLKIFNGMVRTMKVNESKLTESVHHDFSNATELADYLAAKGIPFREAHEIVGKLVLHCIQKKCYLADLSLEDLKEASPVIEEDIYQILSPYQAVKRRNSLGGTGFEQVKQQIQYAKELLSQPLSNDKRQMDLPV, from the coding sequence ATGAAAAAATTATGGGGCGGGCGCTTCCAAAAATCAGCAGAAGAATGGGTAGACGAATTTGGCGCATCCATTTCGTTCGACCAAGAGCTCGTTCTTGAAGACATAGAAGGAAGCCTTGCACATGTCACCATGCTCGGAAAGTGCGGCATCCTTTCCCAAGAAGAGACGGATAAAATCAAAGAAGGGTTGCTCCGCTTAAAAGAAAAAGCGGAAAGAGACGAACTCACCTTTTCGATTTCCGAAGAAGATATCCATTTAAATTTAGAAAAAATGCTGATCGAAGAAATCGGACCTGTTGGTGGAAAACTTCATACCGGGCGGAGCCGAAATGACCAAGTGGCCACCGATATGCATCTTTATTTAAAAAAACAAGTTCAGTCGATTATCCAATTGATTACTTCTTTCCAAGAAACGATTATTGAAAAAGCGGAGAGGCATGTGGAAACAGTGGCGCCCGGATACACACATTTACAGAGGGCGCAGCCGATTTCTTTTGCTCACCATTTGATGGCTTATTTTTGGATGCTTGAGCGGGACAAAAAACGATATCAAGAATCGTTAAAACGTATTGACGTTTCTCCGTTGGGGGCCGGGGCGCTTGCCGGGACCACCTTTCCTATTGATCGGGAATATTCGGCCGCCTTATTGGGATTTTCAAGCATTTATCAAAATAGCTTGGATGCAGTAAGCGATCGCGATTTTATCATCGAATTTTTAAATGATTCCTCTATTTTAATGATGCATCTTTCGCGATTTGCAGAAGAGCTTATTTTATGGTCAAGCCAAGAGTTTCAATTCATTGAATTGGATGATGCGTTTTCAACCGGCAGCAGCATCATGCCTCAAAAGAAAAATCCGGATATGGCTGAATTGATTCGTGGTAAAACGGGCAGAGTCTACGGGCATTTAATTTCTTTGTTGACGGTATTAAAAGGATTGCCGTTAGCTTATAACAAAGATATGCAGGAAGATAAGGAAGGAATGTTTGACGTTGTCCATACGGTTATGGGTTCATTGAAAATCTTTAACGGAATGGTACGGACGATGAAGGTGAATGAATCGAAGCTGACGGAATCTGTCCATCATGATTTTTCGAATGCGACGGAACTCGCCGATTATTTGGCGGCAAAAGGAATCCCTTTTCGAGAGGCGCATGAAATTGTCGGAAAACTAGTTCTCCATTGCATCCAAAAGAAATGTTATTTGGCCGATTTGTCATTGGAAGATTTGAAGGAAGCCTCTCCGGTCATTGAGGAGGATATTTATCAAATTCTCTCACCCTACCAAGCAGTCAAAAGAAGAAATTCTTTAGGCGGGACCGGGTTTGAACAAGTGAAGCAGCAAATACAATATGCGAAAGAGCTTCTTTCACAACCGTTATCTAATGATAAAAGACAAATGGATCTCCCGGTGTAA
- a CDS encoding DUF2953 domain-containing protein: MAIVMTILISIIVLIVVISATVLHINIVFCHEKENDYVQIQFKIWFGLIRYTIKVPFLKLVKNPENNEWNLQYETNVSSKNQKRTKYHSRNNLTPEELVQMIHKGREFLKKVKDLQEIVKHFCRHISVDSLVWESAIGVKNAAWTGILTGTLWAAKGEFIGLLSKWIRLKTMPRLNVVPTFQSPYTKTRLECMLHFRIGYAIIAGLKIVRFWKGKPSERESSFANNKHHSI; the protein is encoded by the coding sequence ATGGCAATTGTCATGACAATACTGATCTCGATCATCGTATTGATCGTCGTTATTTCGGCAACGGTGCTTCATATCAACATCGTTTTTTGCCATGAGAAAGAAAATGACTACGTTCAGATCCAATTCAAGATTTGGTTTGGCCTTATAAGATATACGATAAAAGTGCCGTTTTTAAAGTTGGTAAAAAACCCCGAAAATAATGAATGGAATTTACAATATGAAACCAACGTCTCTTCTAAAAATCAAAAAAGGACGAAGTACCACTCCCGAAACAACTTGACTCCTGAAGAACTGGTACAAATGATACATAAGGGAAGAGAATTTTTAAAAAAAGTAAAGGATCTCCAGGAGATTGTGAAACACTTTTGCCGTCATATATCAGTTGATTCATTGGTGTGGGAATCGGCTATTGGTGTAAAAAACGCTGCATGGACCGGCATATTAACGGGAACACTATGGGCAGCCAAAGGTGAATTCATCGGTTTATTGAGTAAGTGGATACGATTAAAGACGATGCCGAGATTAAATGTTGTTCCTACTTTTCAATCTCCTTACACAAAGACACGACTTGAGTGTATGCTTCATTTTCGAATAGGATATGCTATTATTGCCGGATTGAAAATAGTCCGTTTTTGGAAGGGAAAACCATCAGAACGTGAGTCTTCTTTCGCAAACAATAAACATCATTCTATCTAA
- a CDS encoding RDD family protein, protein MNESRHDPELEKPIAAETKKEADDGYHEGAKSFLYGPHYAGFWMRFWAYLLDLIVIGSLKRILILPVFRWLDLPVFAHELFAPIHVASAVLFYGYFLLFTKFTGQTIGKMVFGLKVVPLTEERLTWTVVLFRELIGRFIVTTIVILYLMVAFMPKKQGLHDYFADTAVIHEKTVEALKPAS, encoded by the coding sequence ATGAATGAATCAAGGCACGATCCTGAATTAGAAAAGCCAATAGCCGCTGAAACGAAAAAAGAGGCGGATGACGGATATCATGAGGGCGCAAAGTCTTTTTTGTACGGCCCTCACTATGCTGGCTTTTGGATGCGTTTTTGGGCGTATTTACTTGACTTAATCGTGATTGGAAGTCTTAAACGGATATTGATTTTGCCGGTTTTCCGCTGGCTTGATCTACCCGTTTTTGCCCATGAACTGTTTGCCCCCATCCATGTGGCGAGTGCCGTTCTCTTTTACGGCTATTTTCTTCTATTCACGAAATTCACCGGACAAACGATTGGAAAAATGGTATTTGGCTTAAAAGTCGTCCCGCTGACAGAAGAACGTTTAACTTGGACTGTTGTTTTGTTTCGGGAATTGATCGGGCGCTTTATTGTAACCACTATTGTCATTCTGTATTTAATGGTTGCTTTTATGCCGAAAAAACAAGGATTGCACGATTATTTCGCTGATACAGCCGTTATTCATGAGAAAACGGTGGAAGCTTTAAAACCTGCTTCATAA
- a CDS encoding MogA/MoaB family molybdenum cofactor biosynthesis protein, protein MSASDHKKGGPQHVKAAVITVSDTRTQENDKSGALIQKLLLEHHHEVVQYEIVKDDSLSIRRLVTEIIRKKIADCILLNGGTGISKRDVTIETVKPLFEKELAGFGELFRMLSYTEDIGSAAILSRAAAGVSGGVAIFSMPGSTGAVKLAMEKLILPEIRHIVNEIRK, encoded by the coding sequence ATGAGTGCGTCAGACCACAAAAAGGGAGGGCCTCAACATGTGAAGGCTGCGGTCATTACGGTGAGCGATACTCGGACTCAAGAAAACGACAAAAGCGGAGCGCTTATTCAAAAACTATTGTTGGAACATCATCATGAAGTGGTTCAATATGAAATTGTCAAAGATGACAGTCTATCCATTCGCCGTCTTGTAACGGAAATTATTCGCAAAAAAATAGCGGATTGTATTCTTTTAAATGGAGGTACCGGTATTTCAAAGAGAGACGTAACAATTGAAACCGTTAAGCCGCTATTTGAAAAGGAATTGGCAGGTTTTGGAGAATTGTTTCGAATGCTCAGCTACACAGAGGACATCGGTTCTGCGGCTATTTTATCGAGAGCAGCAGCAGGTGTATCCGGCGGTGTCGCTATTTTCTCCATGCCTGGATCGACCGGGGCAGTGAAGCTGGCGATGGAAAAATTGATCTTACCTGAAATTCGCCATATTGTAAATGAAATTCGCAAGTAG
- a CDS encoding argininosuccinate synthase, protein MMGKKVVLAYSGGLDTSVAIQWLKDQGYDVVACCLDVGEGKDLKFIQEKALKVGAVESYVLDVKEEFANEYALLALQAHALYEGKYPLVSALSRPLISKKLVEIAEKEGAVAVAHGCTGKGNDQVRFELSINALNPDLEVLAPVREWSWSREEEIEYAKQKGIPIPVDLDSPFSIDKNLWGRSNECGILEDPWAAPPEEAYELTTSIEFTPDTPEIIEIDFEKGVPVALNGKRYALSELILELNKIAGKHGVGRIDHVENRLVGIKSREVYECPGAMTLILAHKELEDLTLVKELAHFKPVIEKKLTEVIYEGLWFSPIKDALKAFLQETQKFVTGTVRVKLFKGHAIVEGRKSNYSLYNEKLATYTVEDEFDHQAAVGFIKLFGLPTKVNAMVHQEKEKVQA, encoded by the coding sequence ATGATGGGTAAAAAAGTTGTGCTCGCTTATTCGGGCGGTTTAGATACATCGGTGGCCATCCAATGGCTGAAAGATCAAGGGTATGATGTTGTTGCCTGCTGCCTTGATGTAGGGGAAGGAAAAGATTTGAAATTTATTCAAGAAAAAGCGTTGAAAGTCGGAGCTGTGGAAAGCTATGTCCTCGATGTAAAAGAAGAGTTTGCTAATGAATACGCTCTGTTGGCTTTACAAGCTCATGCTCTTTATGAAGGAAAATATCCGCTGGTTTCAGCTCTGTCAAGACCGCTCATTTCGAAAAAATTGGTGGAAATAGCTGAAAAAGAAGGTGCCGTGGCGGTGGCGCATGGCTGCACGGGCAAAGGGAATGACCAAGTTCGCTTTGAACTTTCGATCAACGCTTTAAATCCGGATCTTGAAGTGTTGGCTCCTGTCCGTGAATGGAGCTGGTCGCGTGAAGAAGAAATTGAATATGCCAAACAAAAAGGAATTCCTATTCCGGTTGATTTAGACAGTCCTTTTTCCATTGACAAGAACTTATGGGGAAGAAGCAATGAATGCGGGATATTGGAAGATCCTTGGGCTGCTCCGCCGGAAGAAGCATATGAATTGACCACAAGTATTGAGTTTACGCCGGATACTCCGGAAATCATAGAAATCGATTTTGAAAAGGGAGTGCCTGTAGCTTTAAACGGCAAGCGTTACGCGCTTTCGGAACTGATTTTGGAATTAAACAAAATCGCAGGAAAGCATGGAGTGGGACGTATTGATCACGTTGAAAACCGACTTGTCGGAATCAAATCAAGAGAAGTGTATGAATGCCCAGGCGCGATGACATTAATTTTAGCCCATAAAGAATTGGAAGATTTAACGCTTGTAAAAGAATTGGCTCATTTTAAACCTGTCATTGAAAAGAAACTAACGGAAGTCATTTATGAAGGCTTATGGTTTTCCCCCATTAAAGACGCATTAAAGGCCTTTTTGCAAGAAACGCAAAAATTTGTCACCGGCACTGTCCGTGTCAAACTGTTTAAAGGCCATGCCATTGTAGAAGGAAGAAAATCAAATTATTCTCTTTACAACGAAAAACTGGCAACGTATACGGTTGAAGACGAATTTGATCATCAAGCAGCAGTCGGCTTCATTAAATTGTTCGGCTTGCCGACGAAAGTGAATGCGATGGTTCATCAAGAAAAGGAGAAGGTTCAAGCATGA